One genomic region from Pyxicephalus adspersus chromosome 1, UCB_Pads_2.0, whole genome shotgun sequence encodes:
- the POU6F1 gene encoding POU domain, class 6, transcription factor 1 isoform X1, with product MDAGTLQQHESPLTVNEQVIVMSGHETIRVLEVGVDAPAQSEENGKPLDPPVPEPTSTNDAPRETVLCHTDNSAEATVKSSAGLVSASIPAIFTAAPNQPQPTLASFALQAAPQVLTQENLATLVTGVMAPTGAVTQPVLIPISIPGQMAGQQGLAVWNFPTATLATLPGLAAAPPAGGVFKLPLTNLQGLQAASVLNTALQTPVQAAQAIQTVYQAQPAVQAQTALQAAVQPQAALQATTLQTPTALMSNTVSKAEPQTQLTVQPASFTFNPAIISASSLGGQPQLLSSLAAAPFIANAIPGVQGITSQIITNAQGQVIGTLPWLLNGAAAAAVSAPNVVQAVTPQLLLNSQGQIIATLASSAIQPAAIRKQATQDSPAKTDQQHQPTQQIQPAPSITQPSVVVSNPTPANTSTIPQVHVSSSEPPTVGQLVSKPHSGGYDEDGINLEEIREFAKDFKIRRLSLGLTQTQVGQALTATEGPAYSQSAICRFEKLDITPKSAQKLKPVLEKWLNEAEIRNQEGQQNLMEFVGGEPSKKRKRRTSFTPQAVEALNTYFEKTALPTGQEITDIAKELNYDREVVRVWFCNRRQTLKNTSKLNVFQIP from the exons GTGATTGTCATGTCTGGACATGAGACTATTCGGGTGCTTGAAGTAGGTGTGGATGCACCTGCACAGTCTGAGGAGAATGGAAAGCCACTGGACCCTCCAGTTCCTGAACCCACATCTACTAATGATGCACCAAGGGAGACTGTGTTATGTCATACAGATAATAGTGCTGAGGCCACAG TGAAATCCTCAGCCGGACTAGTTTCAGCTTCTATCCCAGCTATCTTCACTGCTGCCCCAAACCAACCACAGCCCACGCTTGCATCTTTTGCATTACAGGCTGCACCACAG GTCTTGACTCAGGAAAATCTAGCTACACTTGTCACGGGGGTCATGGCTCCAACAGGAGCGGTTACTCAGCCTGTTCTCATACCCATCAGTATCCCTGGCCAAATGGCCGGCCAGCAGGGTCTGGCTGTATGGAATTTTCCAACTGCTACACTAGCAACTCTTCCTGGACTAGCAGCTGCGCCCCCTGCTGGAGGAGTATTCAAACTGCCTTTAACTAACCTACAAGGTCTACAAG CAGCTTCAGTTTTGAACACTGCCCTACAGACCCCTGTGCAGGCAGCTCAGGCCATCCAGACTGTTTACCAGGCACAGCCCGCAGTTCAGGCTCAAACTGCCCTTCAAGCGGCTGTCCAGCCACAGGCTGCACTGCAGGCCACAACTCTACAGACTCCAACAGCCCTGATGTCAAATACAGTATCAAAAGCAGAACCTCAGACACAGCTCACAGTCCAGCCAGCAAGCTTTACCTTCAACCCAGCCATT attagTGCTTCAAGTCTTGGAGGTCAACCGCAGCTGCTGAGCTCACTTGCTGCAGCCCCTTTTATTGCCAATGCAATTCCTGGAGTACAGGGCATCACAAGTCAGATAATAACCAATGCACAGGGTCAG GTAATTGGCACTCTGCCATGGTTGCTGAATGGGGCTGCTGCAGCTGCTGTCTCAGCTCCAAATGTGGTCCAGGCAGTGACACCTCAGCTTCTGCTCAATTCCCAAGGACAAATTATTGCCACTTTGGCTAGCAGTGCAATTCAGCCAGCGGCTATAAGAAAGCAAGCTACACAGGATAGTCCAGCTAAGACTGATCAGCAG caccaACCAACACAACAAATCCAGCCTGCTCCATCTATAACACAGCCTTCTGTGGTTGTATCGAATCCAACTCCAGCCAATACATCAACAATTCCCCAAGTCCATGTCAGCTCTTCCGAGCCACCAACAGTGGGCCAGCTAGTGTCGA agccACACTCTGGAGGTTATGACGAAGATGGTATAAATCTAGAAGAGATACGTGAATTTGCCAAGGACTTTAAAATTCGCCGTTTATCTCTTGGTCTGACTCAGACACAAGTGGGCCAAGCATTGACTGCCACAGAAGGACCTGCATATAGCCAGTCTGCCATCTGTAG GTTTGAGAAATTAGACATAACACCAAAAAGTGCCCAGAAGTTGAAACCAGTTTTGGAGAAATGGCTGAATGAGGCAGAAATTAGAAACCAAGAGGGACAACAAAATCTGATGGAGTTTGTAGGTGGGGAGCCATCAAAAAAGCGCAAGAGACGTACTTCTTTTACCCCACAGGCTGTGGAAGCGCTAAATACTTACTTTGAGAAAACTGCCCTGCCCACTGGACAAGAAATAACAGATATCGCTAAGGAACTCAACTATGACCGCGAGGTTGTGAGGGTGTGGTTTTGCAACAGACGCCAGACTCTGAAAAACACCAGCAAGCTTAATGTCTTTCAGATCCCTTAG
- the POU6F1 gene encoding POU domain, class 6, transcription factor 1 isoform X2, giving the protein MDAGTLQQHESPLTVNEQVIVMSGHETIRVLEVGVDAPAQSEENGKPLDPPVPEPTSTNDAPRETVLCHTDNSAEATVKSSAGLVSASIPAIFTAAPNQPQPTLASFALQAAPQVLTQENLATLVTGVMAPTGAVTQPVLIPISIPGQMAGQQGLAVWNFPTATLATLPGLAAAPPAGGVFKLPLTNLQGLQASVLNTALQTPVQAAQAIQTVYQAQPAVQAQTALQAAVQPQAALQATTLQTPTALMSNTVSKAEPQTQLTVQPASFTFNPAIISASSLGGQPQLLSSLAAAPFIANAIPGVQGITSQIITNAQGQVIGTLPWLLNGAAAAAVSAPNVVQAVTPQLLLNSQGQIIATLASSAIQPAAIRKQATQDSPAKTDQQHQPTQQIQPAPSITQPSVVVSNPTPANTSTIPQVHVSSSEPPTVGQLVSKPHSGGYDEDGINLEEIREFAKDFKIRRLSLGLTQTQVGQALTATEGPAYSQSAICRFEKLDITPKSAQKLKPVLEKWLNEAEIRNQEGQQNLMEFVGGEPSKKRKRRTSFTPQAVEALNTYFEKTALPTGQEITDIAKELNYDREVVRVWFCNRRQTLKNTSKLNVFQIP; this is encoded by the exons GTGATTGTCATGTCTGGACATGAGACTATTCGGGTGCTTGAAGTAGGTGTGGATGCACCTGCACAGTCTGAGGAGAATGGAAAGCCACTGGACCCTCCAGTTCCTGAACCCACATCTACTAATGATGCACCAAGGGAGACTGTGTTATGTCATACAGATAATAGTGCTGAGGCCACAG TGAAATCCTCAGCCGGACTAGTTTCAGCTTCTATCCCAGCTATCTTCACTGCTGCCCCAAACCAACCACAGCCCACGCTTGCATCTTTTGCATTACAGGCTGCACCACAG GTCTTGACTCAGGAAAATCTAGCTACACTTGTCACGGGGGTCATGGCTCCAACAGGAGCGGTTACTCAGCCTGTTCTCATACCCATCAGTATCCCTGGCCAAATGGCCGGCCAGCAGGGTCTGGCTGTATGGAATTTTCCAACTGCTACACTAGCAACTCTTCCTGGACTAGCAGCTGCGCCCCCTGCTGGAGGAGTATTCAAACTGCCTTTAACTAACCTACAAGGTCTACAAG CTTCAGTTTTGAACACTGCCCTACAGACCCCTGTGCAGGCAGCTCAGGCCATCCAGACTGTTTACCAGGCACAGCCCGCAGTTCAGGCTCAAACTGCCCTTCAAGCGGCTGTCCAGCCACAGGCTGCACTGCAGGCCACAACTCTACAGACTCCAACAGCCCTGATGTCAAATACAGTATCAAAAGCAGAACCTCAGACACAGCTCACAGTCCAGCCAGCAAGCTTTACCTTCAACCCAGCCATT attagTGCTTCAAGTCTTGGAGGTCAACCGCAGCTGCTGAGCTCACTTGCTGCAGCCCCTTTTATTGCCAATGCAATTCCTGGAGTACAGGGCATCACAAGTCAGATAATAACCAATGCACAGGGTCAG GTAATTGGCACTCTGCCATGGTTGCTGAATGGGGCTGCTGCAGCTGCTGTCTCAGCTCCAAATGTGGTCCAGGCAGTGACACCTCAGCTTCTGCTCAATTCCCAAGGACAAATTATTGCCACTTTGGCTAGCAGTGCAATTCAGCCAGCGGCTATAAGAAAGCAAGCTACACAGGATAGTCCAGCTAAGACTGATCAGCAG caccaACCAACACAACAAATCCAGCCTGCTCCATCTATAACACAGCCTTCTGTGGTTGTATCGAATCCAACTCCAGCCAATACATCAACAATTCCCCAAGTCCATGTCAGCTCTTCCGAGCCACCAACAGTGGGCCAGCTAGTGTCGA agccACACTCTGGAGGTTATGACGAAGATGGTATAAATCTAGAAGAGATACGTGAATTTGCCAAGGACTTTAAAATTCGCCGTTTATCTCTTGGTCTGACTCAGACACAAGTGGGCCAAGCATTGACTGCCACAGAAGGACCTGCATATAGCCAGTCTGCCATCTGTAG GTTTGAGAAATTAGACATAACACCAAAAAGTGCCCAGAAGTTGAAACCAGTTTTGGAGAAATGGCTGAATGAGGCAGAAATTAGAAACCAAGAGGGACAACAAAATCTGATGGAGTTTGTAGGTGGGGAGCCATCAAAAAAGCGCAAGAGACGTACTTCTTTTACCCCACAGGCTGTGGAAGCGCTAAATACTTACTTTGAGAAAACTGCCCTGCCCACTGGACAAGAAATAACAGATATCGCTAAGGAACTCAACTATGACCGCGAGGTTGTGAGGGTGTGGTTTTGCAACAGACGCCAGACTCTGAAAAACACCAGCAAGCTTAATGTCTTTCAGATCCCTTAG
- the POU6F1 gene encoding POU domain, class 6, transcription factor 1 isoform X3 produces MDAGTLQQHESPLTVNEQVIVMSGHETIRVLEVGVDAPAQSEENGKPLDPPVPEPTSTNDAPRETVLCHTDNSAEATVKSSAGLVSASIPAIFTAAPNQPQPTLASFALQAAPQVLTQENLATLVTGVMAPTGAVTQPVLIPISIPGQMAGQQGLAVWNFPTATLATLPGLAAAPPAGGVFKLPLTNLQAASVLNTALQTPVQAAQAIQTVYQAQPAVQAQTALQAAVQPQAALQATTLQTPTALMSNTVSKAEPQTQLTVQPASFTFNPAIISASSLGGQPQLLSSLAAAPFIANAIPGVQGITSQIITNAQGQVIGTLPWLLNGAAAAAVSAPNVVQAVTPQLLLNSQGQIIATLASSAIQPAAIRKQATQDSPAKTDQQHQPTQQIQPAPSITQPSVVVSNPTPANTSTIPQVHVSSSEPPTVGQLVSKPHSGGYDEDGINLEEIREFAKDFKIRRLSLGLTQTQVGQALTATEGPAYSQSAICRFEKLDITPKSAQKLKPVLEKWLNEAEIRNQEGQQNLMEFVGGEPSKKRKRRTSFTPQAVEALNTYFEKTALPTGQEITDIAKELNYDREVVRVWFCNRRQTLKNTSKLNVFQIP; encoded by the exons GTGATTGTCATGTCTGGACATGAGACTATTCGGGTGCTTGAAGTAGGTGTGGATGCACCTGCACAGTCTGAGGAGAATGGAAAGCCACTGGACCCTCCAGTTCCTGAACCCACATCTACTAATGATGCACCAAGGGAGACTGTGTTATGTCATACAGATAATAGTGCTGAGGCCACAG TGAAATCCTCAGCCGGACTAGTTTCAGCTTCTATCCCAGCTATCTTCACTGCTGCCCCAAACCAACCACAGCCCACGCTTGCATCTTTTGCATTACAGGCTGCACCACAG GTCTTGACTCAGGAAAATCTAGCTACACTTGTCACGGGGGTCATGGCTCCAACAGGAGCGGTTACTCAGCCTGTTCTCATACCCATCAGTATCCCTGGCCAAATGGCCGGCCAGCAGGGTCTGGCTGTATGGAATTTTCCAACTGCTACACTAGCAACTCTTCCTGGACTAGCAGCTGCGCCCCCTGCTGGAGGAGTATTCAAACTGCCTTTAACTAACCTACAAG CAGCTTCAGTTTTGAACACTGCCCTACAGACCCCTGTGCAGGCAGCTCAGGCCATCCAGACTGTTTACCAGGCACAGCCCGCAGTTCAGGCTCAAACTGCCCTTCAAGCGGCTGTCCAGCCACAGGCTGCACTGCAGGCCACAACTCTACAGACTCCAACAGCCCTGATGTCAAATACAGTATCAAAAGCAGAACCTCAGACACAGCTCACAGTCCAGCCAGCAAGCTTTACCTTCAACCCAGCCATT attagTGCTTCAAGTCTTGGAGGTCAACCGCAGCTGCTGAGCTCACTTGCTGCAGCCCCTTTTATTGCCAATGCAATTCCTGGAGTACAGGGCATCACAAGTCAGATAATAACCAATGCACAGGGTCAG GTAATTGGCACTCTGCCATGGTTGCTGAATGGGGCTGCTGCAGCTGCTGTCTCAGCTCCAAATGTGGTCCAGGCAGTGACACCTCAGCTTCTGCTCAATTCCCAAGGACAAATTATTGCCACTTTGGCTAGCAGTGCAATTCAGCCAGCGGCTATAAGAAAGCAAGCTACACAGGATAGTCCAGCTAAGACTGATCAGCAG caccaACCAACACAACAAATCCAGCCTGCTCCATCTATAACACAGCCTTCTGTGGTTGTATCGAATCCAACTCCAGCCAATACATCAACAATTCCCCAAGTCCATGTCAGCTCTTCCGAGCCACCAACAGTGGGCCAGCTAGTGTCGA agccACACTCTGGAGGTTATGACGAAGATGGTATAAATCTAGAAGAGATACGTGAATTTGCCAAGGACTTTAAAATTCGCCGTTTATCTCTTGGTCTGACTCAGACACAAGTGGGCCAAGCATTGACTGCCACAGAAGGACCTGCATATAGCCAGTCTGCCATCTGTAG GTTTGAGAAATTAGACATAACACCAAAAAGTGCCCAGAAGTTGAAACCAGTTTTGGAGAAATGGCTGAATGAGGCAGAAATTAGAAACCAAGAGGGACAACAAAATCTGATGGAGTTTGTAGGTGGGGAGCCATCAAAAAAGCGCAAGAGACGTACTTCTTTTACCCCACAGGCTGTGGAAGCGCTAAATACTTACTTTGAGAAAACTGCCCTGCCCACTGGACAAGAAATAACAGATATCGCTAAGGAACTCAACTATGACCGCGAGGTTGTGAGGGTGTGGTTTTGCAACAGACGCCAGACTCTGAAAAACACCAGCAAGCTTAATGTCTTTCAGATCCCTTAG
- the POU6F1 gene encoding POU domain, class 6, transcription factor 1 isoform X4, translating into MSGHETIRVLEVGVDAPAQSEENGKPLDPPVPEPTSTNDAPRETVLCHTDNSAEATVKSSAGLVSASIPAIFTAAPNQPQPTLASFALQAAPQVLTQENLATLVTGVMAPTGAVTQPVLIPISIPGQMAGQQGLAVWNFPTATLATLPGLAAAPPAGGVFKLPLTNLQGLQAASVLNTALQTPVQAAQAIQTVYQAQPAVQAQTALQAAVQPQAALQATTLQTPTALMSNTVSKAEPQTQLTVQPASFTFNPAIISASSLGGQPQLLSSLAAAPFIANAIPGVQGITSQIITNAQGQVIGTLPWLLNGAAAAAVSAPNVVQAVTPQLLLNSQGQIIATLASSAIQPAAIRKQATQDSPAKTDQQHQPTQQIQPAPSITQPSVVVSNPTPANTSTIPQVHVSSSEPPTVGQLVSKPHSGGYDEDGINLEEIREFAKDFKIRRLSLGLTQTQVGQALTATEGPAYSQSAICRFEKLDITPKSAQKLKPVLEKWLNEAEIRNQEGQQNLMEFVGGEPSKKRKRRTSFTPQAVEALNTYFEKTALPTGQEITDIAKELNYDREVVRVWFCNRRQTLKNTSKLNVFQIP; encoded by the exons ATGTCTGGACATGAGACTATTCGGGTGCTTGAAGTAGGTGTGGATGCACCTGCACAGTCTGAGGAGAATGGAAAGCCACTGGACCCTCCAGTTCCTGAACCCACATCTACTAATGATGCACCAAGGGAGACTGTGTTATGTCATACAGATAATAGTGCTGAGGCCACAG TGAAATCCTCAGCCGGACTAGTTTCAGCTTCTATCCCAGCTATCTTCACTGCTGCCCCAAACCAACCACAGCCCACGCTTGCATCTTTTGCATTACAGGCTGCACCACAG GTCTTGACTCAGGAAAATCTAGCTACACTTGTCACGGGGGTCATGGCTCCAACAGGAGCGGTTACTCAGCCTGTTCTCATACCCATCAGTATCCCTGGCCAAATGGCCGGCCAGCAGGGTCTGGCTGTATGGAATTTTCCAACTGCTACACTAGCAACTCTTCCTGGACTAGCAGCTGCGCCCCCTGCTGGAGGAGTATTCAAACTGCCTTTAACTAACCTACAAGGTCTACAAG CAGCTTCAGTTTTGAACACTGCCCTACAGACCCCTGTGCAGGCAGCTCAGGCCATCCAGACTGTTTACCAGGCACAGCCCGCAGTTCAGGCTCAAACTGCCCTTCAAGCGGCTGTCCAGCCACAGGCTGCACTGCAGGCCACAACTCTACAGACTCCAACAGCCCTGATGTCAAATACAGTATCAAAAGCAGAACCTCAGACACAGCTCACAGTCCAGCCAGCAAGCTTTACCTTCAACCCAGCCATT attagTGCTTCAAGTCTTGGAGGTCAACCGCAGCTGCTGAGCTCACTTGCTGCAGCCCCTTTTATTGCCAATGCAATTCCTGGAGTACAGGGCATCACAAGTCAGATAATAACCAATGCACAGGGTCAG GTAATTGGCACTCTGCCATGGTTGCTGAATGGGGCTGCTGCAGCTGCTGTCTCAGCTCCAAATGTGGTCCAGGCAGTGACACCTCAGCTTCTGCTCAATTCCCAAGGACAAATTATTGCCACTTTGGCTAGCAGTGCAATTCAGCCAGCGGCTATAAGAAAGCAAGCTACACAGGATAGTCCAGCTAAGACTGATCAGCAG caccaACCAACACAACAAATCCAGCCTGCTCCATCTATAACACAGCCTTCTGTGGTTGTATCGAATCCAACTCCAGCCAATACATCAACAATTCCCCAAGTCCATGTCAGCTCTTCCGAGCCACCAACAGTGGGCCAGCTAGTGTCGA agccACACTCTGGAGGTTATGACGAAGATGGTATAAATCTAGAAGAGATACGTGAATTTGCCAAGGACTTTAAAATTCGCCGTTTATCTCTTGGTCTGACTCAGACACAAGTGGGCCAAGCATTGACTGCCACAGAAGGACCTGCATATAGCCAGTCTGCCATCTGTAG GTTTGAGAAATTAGACATAACACCAAAAAGTGCCCAGAAGTTGAAACCAGTTTTGGAGAAATGGCTGAATGAGGCAGAAATTAGAAACCAAGAGGGACAACAAAATCTGATGGAGTTTGTAGGTGGGGAGCCATCAAAAAAGCGCAAGAGACGTACTTCTTTTACCCCACAGGCTGTGGAAGCGCTAAATACTTACTTTGAGAAAACTGCCCTGCCCACTGGACAAGAAATAACAGATATCGCTAAGGAACTCAACTATGACCGCGAGGTTGTGAGGGTGTGGTTTTGCAACAGACGCCAGACTCTGAAAAACACCAGCAAGCTTAATGTCTTTCAGATCCCTTAG